The Trypanosoma brucei brucei TREU927 chromosome 2, complete sequence genome has a window encoding:
- a CDS encoding 65 kDa invariant surface glycoprotein, with translation MMKYLLVFAIIATRIPALLVIGSEDNRVPGDKKLTKEGAAALCKMKHLADKVAEERSQELKDRTQNFAGYIEFELYRIDYWLEKLNGPKGRKDGYAKLSDSDIEKVKEIFNKAKDGIAKQLPEAKKAGEEAEKLHTEVKKAAANARGQDLDEYRQKSTGLYRVLNWYCITKEERHNATPNCDGIQFRKHYLSVNRSAIDCSSTGYEENYDWSANALQVALNSWENVKPKKLESAGSDMNCNIGQSSESHPCTMTEEWQTPYKETVEKLRELEDAYQRGKKAHDAMLGYANTAYAVNTKVEQEKPLTEVIAAAKDAGKKGAKIIIPAAAPATPTNSTKNEDSASTEHVDRGIATNETQVEVGIDADFDSLLDATEAAEVTRRHQRTAMIILAVLVPAIILVVTAVAFFIMVKRRRNSSKDVDTGKAEGGVSSVKVVM, from the coding sequence atgatgaagtATTTGCTGGTATTTGCAATTATTGCCACAAGAATCCCTGCGTTGTTAGTAATTGGCAGTGAGGATAACCGTGTTCCAGGAGACAAGAAGTTGACGAAAGAGGGAGCAGCGGCACTCTGTAAAATGAAGCATCTTGCTGATAAAGTTGCAGAGGAGAGATCACAAGAGTTAAAGGATAGAACTCAAAATTTTGCTGGTTATATAGAGTTCGAGTTGTATAGAATAGATTATTGGTTGGAAAAGCTGAACGGTCCGAAGGGGCGAAAAGACGGTTATGCTAAGCTGTCTGACTCTGATatagaaaaagtaaaggagataTTCAACAAGGCAAAAGATGGAATAGCTAAGCAACTCCCTGAGGCAAAGAAAGCCGGTGAGGAAGCTGAAAAACTACACAccgaagtgaagaaggccgCGGCGAATGCACGTGGACAGGATCTTGATGAATACAGGCAGAAGTCCACTGGCTTGTACAGGGTGCTGAATTGGTACTGCATTActaaagaagaaaggcaCAACGCTACCCCTAACTGTGACGGAATCCAATTCAGAAAGCATTATCTGTCGGTGAATAGAAGCGCTATTgactgcagcagcaccggCTATGAGGAGAATTATGATTGGTCTGCGAACGCGCTGCAGGTGGCCCTAAATAGCTGGGAGAATGTGAAGCCAAAAAAATTGGAGTCAGCCGGGTCGGACATGAATTGCAACATCGGCCAATCTTCCGAGAGCCATCCATGCACCATGACAGAGGAGTGGCAGACTCCATACAAGGAAACTGTCGAAAAGCTAAGGGAACTTGAGGATGCGTaccaaaggggaaagaaggctCATGATGCTATGTTGGGTTACGCTAATACCGCATATGCTGTGAACACGAAAGTGGAACAGGAAAAGCCGCTGACAGAGGTGATAGCGGCAGCCAAGGACGCAGGGAAAAAGGGCGCGAAAATTATAATACCCGCAGCTGCCCCAGCAACACCGACTAACAgcacaaaaaatgaagatagTGCTTCAACCGAGCATGTTGATAGAGGGATtgcaacaaatgaaacacaGGTGGAAGTTGGTATTGATGCTGACTTTGATAGTCTCCTAGATGCCACAGAGGCTGCAGAGGTAACGCGTAGACATCAGAGAACAGCAATGATTATATTGGCAGTCCTTGTACCTGCCATTATTCTTGTGGTTACGGCCGTTGCATTCTTCATAATGGTGAAACGAAGGAGGAATAGCTCCAAGGATGTGGACACCGGAAAAGCGGAGGGTGGGGTTTCTAGCGTAAAAGTAGTAATGTAG
- a CDS encoding 65 kDa invariant surface glycoprotein: MMKYLLVFAIIATRISVLLATNGGDKHVKANKKLTKEGAAALCKMKHLADKVAEERSQELKDRTQNFAGYIEFELYRIDYWLEKLNGPKGRKDGYAKLSDSDIEKVKEIFNKAKDGITKQLPEAKKAGEEAEKLHTEVKKAAKNARGVRLSEGTNSSGLYRILDWYCFKEGENAGKSDNCDGVKFSVHYETHRRRNVIDCSSTGYEENYDWSANALQVALNSWENVKPKKLESAGSDMNCNIGQSSESHPCTMTEEWQTPYKETVEKLRELEDAYQRGKKAHDAMLGYANTAYAVNTKVEQEKPLTEVIAAAKEAGKKGAKIIIPAAAPATPTNSTKNEDSASTEHVDRGIATNETQVEVGIDADFDSLLDATEAAEVTRRHQRTAMIILAVLVPAIILVVTAFAFFIMVKRRRNSSKDVDTGKAEGGVSSVKVVM, from the coding sequence atgatgaagtATTTGCTGGTATTTGCAATTATTGCCACAAGAATCTCTGTGTTGTTGGCGACTAATGGTGGAGATAAACATGTGAAAGCTAACAAGAAGTTGACGAAAGAGGGAGCAGCGGCACTCTGTAAAATGAAGCATCTTGCTGATAAAGTTGCAGAGGAGAGATCACAAGAGTTGAAGGATAGAACTCAAAATTTTGCTGGTTATATAGAGTTCGAGTTGTATAGAATAGATTATTGGTTGGAAAAGCTGAACGGTCCGAAGGGGCGAAAAGACGGTTATGCTAAGCTGTCTGACTCTGATatagaaaaagtaaaggagataTTCAACAAGGCAAAAGATGGAATAACTAAGCAACTCCCTGAGGCAAAGAAAGCCGGTGAGGAAGCTGAAAAACTACACAccgaagtgaagaaggccgCGAAGAATGCACGCGGAGTGAGGTTAAGTGAAGGAACGAACTCTAGTGGCCTTTACAGGATTTTGGATTGGTATTGTtttaaagaaggggagaatgCGGGTAAGAGCGACAACTGTGATGGCGTCAAGTTCAGCGTGCATTACGAAACGCACAGAAGAAGGAATGTTATTgactgcagcagcaccggCTATGAGGAGAATTATGATTGGTCTGCGAACGCGCTGCAGGTGGCCCTAAATAGCTGGGAGAATGTGAAGCCAAAAAAATTGGAGTCAGCCGGGTCGGACATGAATTGCAACATCGGCCAATCTTCCGAGAGCCATCCATGCACCATGACAGAGGAGTGGCAGACTCCATACAAGGAAACTGTCGAAAAGCTAAGGGAACTTGAGGATGCGTaccaaaggggaaagaaggctCATGATGCTATGTTGGGTTACGCTAATACCGCATATGCTGTGAACACGAAAGTGGAACAGGAAAAGCCGCTGACAGAGGTGATAGCGGCAGCCAAGGAAGCAGGGAAAAAGGGCGCGAAAATTATAATACCCGCAGCTGCCCCAGCAACACCGACTAACAgcacaaaaaatgaagatagTGCTTCAACCGAGCATGTTGATAGAGGGATtgcaacaaatgaaacacaGGTGGAAGTTGGTATTGATGCTGACTTTGATAGTCTCCTAGATGCCACAGAGGCTGCAGAGGTAACGCGTAGACATCAGAGAACAGCAATGATTATATTGGCAGTCCTTGTACCTGCCATTATTCTTGTGGTTACGGCCTTTGCATTCTTCATAATGGTGAAACGAAGGAGGAATAGCTCCAAGGATGTGGACACCGGAAAAGCGGAGGGTGGGGTTTCTAGCGTAAAAGTAGTAATGTAG